The genome window GTCAAACTATGACGACAAAAACTGATAACAAAAACAATTTGTTTTCCTGGCAAATAATATCTGTCTTCTTGGTACTTTTTTTTGGAGGGGTAGGTTTTGCGGCTACCGCCATGTTACTAAGACTACCAACTAATAACAGTTGTAATAATTTGTCTTTGTTATTTAGTTCAGCGACTAATCGCTTGTATTGCGCTCAGCTACGAGCAGAAGAAGATACGGTGGAAGGTTTTTTGGCAGCCATTGATTTAATTTCTAACTTACCAGAAGATCATCCTCTCATTAGTGAGGTAGATCGCTACATTACCACCTGGTCCGATCGCATTTTAGCCATTGCACAGGAAAAATATCATCAAGGAGAGTTGGAAGAGGCGATCGCCATTGCTGAAAAAATCCCCACCCGTGAAGCCAACGAAGCATTAATCTCCCAGAAAATAGAAGAATGGCAAAGTGTTTGGGAAGAAGGAGAAAGTATCGTGGCGGACATCGAAGAAAAATTGCGCCGTGGGCAGTGGAATCAAGCCTTTTTAGCCACCGTCCAACTATTAGAACTAGACAACGCCTATTGGAGTAGCACCCAATATGATGAAATGGTACAAACCATTACCCTTGCCCAAGAAGAAAGTAGCGAGTTAGACGAAGCCTTTGCTTCTATCAATAGGGGGGGAATAGATAACTTGATCAAAACCATTGAAATTGCCTCTCGAATTTCTAAATCTAGTTTTTCCTATGATCGTGCCACCGAGTTAGCAAGGGATGCAGAAGGACAAATTATCGATATTGTTAAGGATTTGATCGATGATCGTAACTGGGCAGAAGTTAGCACTATCGCCCGTCAAATACCTCGGAGTAGCCCCATACGAGACAAAGCCGATGATTGGTCAAATTTAGCTAGTGCTGGAAGAAACGCCAACCTAAACACTGTATCAGGTCTAAATCTAGCCATCTCTCAACTAGATAAAATCTCCTCTAGCAGTGGGGTTTATGCCGAAACCAGAAAATTAAAAAATCGTTGGACTTTACAAAAAGAGGATCTGATTTACCTTACCGAAGCCAAAGATTTGGCAAAACCTGGTAATGTTGATAGTTTGCAACAGGCCATCGCCCGAGCCGAATTTATCAGTAATGAAAACCCCTTACACTCCGAAGCCCAACAGGAAATTAGAAAATGGAGAAGGGAAATTCAAGTTAAAGAAGATCAACCCTACCTCAATCGAGCAAGGGAATTGGCTTCTCGTAATACCGTCAGTGGGTGGCAAGAGGCGATCGCCCAAGCCCAGATGATTGAAGCCAACCGAGCCTTGCACAGTGAAGCCCGAAACCTCATAGCCCAGTGGAGAGGAAATATTCAAAGGGTAGAAGATCAACCCACCCTAGATCGAGCCATTTCCCTCGGTAGCCAAAATAGGTACCAAGAAGCCATTAACGTAGCCAGTGCCATCGGGAGCAATCGCTCCTTACACTCCGACGCTCAGTCAAGGATTCGCACATGGCGTCGAGAAATTACCGCCCGACAAAACTTTAACGAAGCCTCTCAAATCGCCCAAAATAGAGATGCTCAATCCCTCTCCCGTGCCATTACCATCGCCCGTCGCATACCCTCCTCCACCGATGTTTCTGCCCAAGGACGAAATGCGGTTAATAGTTGGTCTGAGCAACTTTTGGCCATCGCTAGACGCACTAACTCTTTACAAGAAGCTATCAATATCGCCGACATGATTCCTTCGGGCACCTCAGCCTACAATGCCGCCCGTCGAGATATTCAGCAGTGGCGCGCCCGTTTAGCCCCTCCTCCTGCCCCCCGTAGAACTCCCACCAATCCCCCTAATAATAATGTTGACCCCCGTAATATAACTCCCCCTAATAATGATTCTGACCAAGAATCAACGCCCATTACCCCAGATACAGAAATTTCTCCAGAGCCAACTTTAGAGCAAACAAGTTTTTAAGATGACAAGGGGGGAGAAAAATTTTATGATAATTTTGTCTCTTATTTCTTTTTTGTTATGAGTATTTCCATTAAAAAACCAATTTTAATTTCTGGTGTTGGGCTTTCTTTCCTTATTTTTTTCTGGCAAAAAATTTCTCTCTCTTTTCCCCATCTAGGGGAGTACAGTTTTTGGGGCTTAATTTTAGTTAGTGGTTTTTTTTGGTTATTCAATCCTCGGGGCGAAGAAGATAATCCTCCAGTGGTTTTTAATCCTGTTACCCCAGAAATTTTTGCTCGGAGTTTAGCTCAGGTAAAAAAATTAATTACTATTTTTGCTCAGGAATCGGAATCTTCTGAAACTCCTTTTGCTCAAAGGCTTAATGAGATTATCGAAACTAATCGTACCATAGTCCAAGCGGCGATCGTTAGTAACCATAAATTAAATAGCGAATGCCTGAAAAATATTCTCGAAAAGGAGATAAAAAATAATAACTGTCAATTGGAAACCTTTACTCCATCCTCCCTCAATGCTCAAAAATTTGATCATCTACTTTTTAATCATGACCTCGTTTTATTTGTAGTTCAAGGGGATTTGACGGAATCAGAAAAAGAAATAATCCAAAAATTAATCATAAAGCAACAAAAAACTATCCTAGTATTTAATCAATCTGACTATAATTTACCCGAAGAAAAAGAAATAATTCAAAAGCAACTAGAAACCAGATTAAAAGGAATAATTGACCCCACAGAAATTCTTATTATCTCCACAAAAAGCGAAGTAATTAAAGTTAAAAAATATCAAGATAAAGACAATTATCAAGAATGGCAAGAAAGCATCAAACCTCAATGCGATAATCTTATTAATTCTCTCTCACAAACCCTAGAAAATCATCAAAAAGATTTATTTTTAGCCACTACCTATAGACAATTATTCGGATTAAAAAAAGAAATACATCAACAACTCAACATCATCAGAAAACAAAAGGCTTTACCCATCGTTGAAAAGTATCAGTGGATAGCCGCATCAGCCACCTTTGCCAATCCTGTTGCTAGTTTAGATCTTCTTGCCGTGGGTGCCATTAACACTCAAATGATTATCGATTTAGGCAGTATTTATCAACAAAAAATAACCCTCAATCAAGGTAAACAAATATCTTTAGAATTAGCTAAATTAATGATGAAATTAGGCATTGTGGAATTGTCATCTCAGGCGATCGCCACTATCCTTAAAACCAATACTATCACCTACATTGCAGGGGGAGTAATTCAAGGCATCAGTGCCGCTTATTTGACTAGAATCTGTAGTCTTAGCCTAATCGAATATTTAGAACAACAGGATATTACCATAGAAGAAAACAGTTCTAAATTTAACTTAAATATTATTAAAAATAAGATAGAAAAAGTATTTAAGGAGAATCAAAAACAAGCATTTTTAAACAACTTTATCAAACAAACTACCCAAAAACTAGGGTGGCAAAAAGCATAACTTAAAATGTCAGAAAAAACATTAATTATTTTTACTCGCTATCCAGAAAAAGGGAAAACAAAAACTAGATTAATCCCTGCCATTGGTGCTGAAAAAGCTGCTAAAATCCAAAAATTGATGACAGAAAACACCCTTAAAAAAGCAGAAAAACTTGACCCTAATATTAGGGTAAAAATATATTATGCAGGGGGAAATCAAACTTTAATGGAAGAATGGTTAGGCGACAAATGGGAGTTTATTCCCCAAGCCGAAGGAGATTTGGGAGAAAGGATGTTTTCGGCAATAGAATCAAACTTTAACATAACAGGAATGCCCGTAATTGTCATTGGCATCGACTGTCAATCATTAACTGTAGATTTTTTAGAAAAAGCATTTTTAGCTATGGACAATCATGATTTAGTAATCGGAGAAGCTAAAGACGGAGGTTATTATTTAATAGGTTTAAAAGAGCCTGTAAAATATTTATTTAAAAATATGAAATGGGGAACTAATACCGTTTATCAAGATACTCTAAATATTGCCAAAAACTATAACTTATCTATATTTAATTTACCCATCTTAGCTGACATAGATAGACCAGAAGATTTAGTTAATTTACCCGAAAATATTGAAAATATACTTAGAATGTAACTTTTAGTAAAGCACACTTGAGGTTTTATGGTTTAATTTAACTTACAACATAGAATTATTCAAAAAGTCTTACATAATCTAGTAATATTTTGTGGTGAATATCTCCTAAAGGTTGAATTTGATTGGCTTTATGGGAATAAATTTTTCCTTTTCTTATGTCATCAGCAGAAACTAAGGCAAAATCCCATCCGTCCTTAAGGGTTAATTGACTAATATCAACATTGAGGGGAAATTGGAAAACATGGCGAATTACTTTATTATCTTCATAGTTGCCAAATTTAGAAAAGTTGACCACATCATAATCAATTTCTTCCTTTATCTCTCTTACTAAAGCTTTTTCTGGAGTTTTTCCTTCTTCAATATGCCCCCCAAATAACCCCCAGCACCTAGGATAAACTATAGTAGGAATATTGTTTCTCAATTGCAGTAAATATTTATTGTTTTGGTAAATAATTGCGATCGCAAAGGGATCTGCTGCACGGCACGCTACTTGAACCATATTTGATGACATAATTCTAAAATAGAATATAAGAAATGTAAGTCTTGCAAAAAAAGGAAGGGAAGAATATTAGCTCTCAGGGCGAAGAATGTATAATAACAACTATCATGGCATTATTACCGTAGAAAATCTACAGAAAAAAAGCTAATAATGAGTAACTCAAAAAACGTACTAGGAAAATCCCTAGAAATTTGTTGTCAATCTCCCGTGACAGGATTTTATCGTAACGGTTGCTGTGATACAGGGGCAGAAGACTTTGGTTTACACGTCGTCTGTGCGCAGGTGACAGCGGAATTTTTGAAATATAGCAAAGATAAAGGCAATGATTTAATTACCCCCATGCCCATGTACAACTTTCCAGGGCTAAAACCAGGGGATAAATGGTGTTTATGTGTATCCCGTTGGCAAGAAGCCTTAGAAGCAGGAGTTGCCCCGCCTATTGTTTTGGCTTCTACCCATGAAAAAGCCTTAAAATTTGTACCTTTAGAAGTGTTACAAGAACATTCTATTTAATAATAAGAGAAAGTTTATTTTCTCCTCCCAAAAAACTATTTTATGAATACCATTGACTATTTGAGAATTAGTTTAATTGATAAGTGTAATTTTCGCTGTCAATATTGTATGCCAGAAGAACAAGAATTAAACTATCTTTTGTCGGAGGACATCTTAACAAAAAAAGAGTTATTAACTTTACTGAAAAAGGTTTTTATTCCTCTTGGTTTTACTAAATTTAGACTGACGGGGGGAGAGCCTTTATTACGTCCTGATTTGGTAGATATTATTGCCGAAATCAATAATTTGTCTGCTACTCAGGATCTATCTTTGACTACCAATGGATATTTATTAGTGAATCAAGCTCAATCTTTATATGATGCTGGTTTAAAGAGAATAAATATTAGTTTAGATTCTCTCAATCAAGATACATTTGATCAAATTATTGGTAATCATGGCAAAAGTCGATGGCATCAAACATGGTTAGGAATACAAAGGGCTTATGATGTGGGTTTTAATCCTCTTAAGTTAAATGTGGTGATAATTCCAGGGGTAAATGATAGCGAAGTGTTGGATTTAGCTCAGTTGACTATTAATAAAAATTGGCACGTTAGATTTATTGAATTTATGCCCATTGGAAACGGTCAATTATTTACTGAAAAAGCATGGATTCCCTCGGAGGAAATTAGACAAAAAATTAGGGCAAAATGGGGTTTGGAGGAAAGTAATATTAGGGGAAATGGGCCTGCGGATGTGTTCAAAATACCCAATGCAAAGGGAACTTTAGGCTTTATTTCGCAGATGTCGGAGTGTTTTTGCGATCGCTGTAATCGGCTAAGATTATCCGCTGATGGTTGGCTACGTCCTTGTTTGTTAAATGAGACTGGACAGGTAAACTTAAAGGAGGCTTTAAGAACGGGAAAAAATATTAATTTTATTCAAAAAAAAGTACAGGATTTATTATTATTAAAACCTGAGATTAATTTTAAGGAAAGAGAATCGGGGACTGATAATATTTATAGTCGTACTATGTCTCAAATAGGGGGTTAGTTATTTTTTATCAATGTTTTTTAGGTTGACGTTATTTAGGGAGTCGTTGGTATTAGAAGACATTATTTTAGGTAATTGACCATTGGTAACATTAAAAGTTCTTGTGGGAGAATTTTGAGACTGATTTTGATTTAATTCTTCTATTTGATTAAGTAGTTGTGCTAGTTCGATTTGTTTTTCTAACACATCAGTATAGGATACAAGATTGCTTAAACCATCAATAAGACGACGCATATTAAGCCTAAATTGGGGATCTCCTGTTAATTCGTCAATGTCTGAGGTGATTTTGGCAGTATTGGCAAAGGTAACTCTGGCAGAGTCGAGGGTTTGTTGGAGGGCGACAAGGTTTGTGGGGTTATTTAATTCTTGAGAAAGGGCGGTTAAATTAGTGGTAACTTGTTCGAGGTTGGCGATAGTTGTTTCTATATCTTGTCCAAATTTAACAACATCGATACTATCAACGGTTTGATCTACTTTGGTGACTACGGCGTTGGCGTTTCTGACGAGGGTAGCAACTTCTTGGGTTGTGTCGGTGAGGGTAGCAATGGTGCTATTGAGATTTGATTCGTTACTTTCGATAAGTTGGTTTGTGTTGCGGACGAGTTGGTTTATTTCTCTGTTGGTTTGACTAAAATCGTTGGCTAGTCTATTGATTTGAGAGGTGGCACTGTTGGCGGCGGTGTTAAAAGATTCTGAGGTAGTCATGATGCTATCAGCAACGGAGGAGAGTTTGTTGATGTCATCCCCTGCATTTCTGGTAAATTCTGACAACTCACTACTTAATTCGGCTACGTTTTCAGAGGCGATCGCAATGTTAACTATAGCATCATTAAGTTGATTAATAAAAACAGGTTCGGCAAACACGGTACTAAGCCTTGTCATATTAGCAATCAAATCACCGCTATACTCTCCAGGAATAGAATCCCCACTGCATAAAAGTTCTTGCTGTTGTTGGCATTCAGGGCTGGTGGGATCAATTTCTAAAGCCGTGGCGCTCAATTGCTCTTCGGGTACGATGGTGACAATAACTTCCCCTAACAAACCAGATTGGGTAGTTTGAGCCACAACATTTTTCGGTATTCTTAAATCCTGATCTACTTGAGTAATGACTTCTACCCCTTGGGTACTGGGGGTGATAGACTCAATGGTACCCACTTCTACCCCTCTATATAAAACTCTACCGCCCTCCCTTAAGCCACCCGCATTGTCAAACTGTAGTTTAACCTCATATTTCTGTTGACGAAACTGGGTTCCCCTCAAGAAAAAAATAGCACCACCAAATACCACAAATCCTAAAATTATAAATAAACCGAGAGAGCCTTCCCTTACTAACCTTGAACTTGCCATTTTAATCTAACCTCATTAAACTACTTGAATTGGACCTTCTCTTTTTGCACTAAAAAATTGTCTGACTAATTCATTCTCAGTAGTATCAATTTCCCCAACTTTACCTTGCCATTGAACTTTACCATTATATAAGAATACGAGGCGATCGCCCGTTCTCCGAATTGTACTCTCCTGATGACTTACCATAACATAGGTTTTACAAGCCTCACTAGATACCCTTAAATCTGTCACCAAATCTTCAATTACCGTGGAAGCGATGGGATCTAACCCCGCTGTAGGTTCATCATATAAAATAACCTCGGGACATTGCAACGGATTATCTGGGTTAAAAGTAACCGCCCGGGCAAAACTGACCCTTTTTCGCATTCCCCCCGAAAGTTCCGCTGGATATAAATCTCCCCTACCTGGTAAACCCACCATGTCCAGACTTTGATCCACAATACTGCTAATTTTATCCTCTGATAAATGGGAATGTTGATAAAGGAAAAAACCGACATTCTCCCTCACCGTCAAAGAGTCGAACAACGCCGCCTGTTGAAACACCATACTAATGGCCATAGAATCATCATGATCATCAATTAACCCCTCTCGCTTTTCCCCATGGATATATATATCCCCCTCATCAGGAAGCATTAACCCTGCAATTATTCGTAAAACCGTTGATTTTCCCGTACCACTAGGTCCTATAATCACCAGAGCATCTCCCTGATAAATATCTAGATCGATTCCATCTAAAATTGTATTTTTACCAAAGGATTTTTTGATTCCTCGCAGTTTAATAATAGGTTCTTTTTCTGTCATAAGGGGTAAAAAATGAGGAGAAATTATGAATTATAAAAGGTGGTTTTGTTTCGTGGACAAGAAAATATTGATTGATCCTAATTGTCCATGGTTAATTCTTGATTGTCAATTGCTCTGGCATTCTGCTTCAATGTTGGCACGAATTTCCTTCCATGCTTTCATTTCCTCCTCATTTTTAGAGTCAATGGATTTAACTTGTCCTCTACTACTATAAAACTCTTGGTTCGCTCTCATGGTAATATCTGAGCTACTACACTGGGCAATGGGAGATAAACTTCTAGGACTATCGGAATTATCCACCGCATTAGTATTATTAGAAGTAGGAGGATTAGAATTGGTGCTAGTGTTGGTATTGGATGGGGAGTTGGCGGAATTATTGTTATCAGAAGAGTTTTCTATGGTTTGGGTTTGTTCATCATAATCTGACCGAATATCCGCATTAATTTTTAAGTTTAAGCCATCGAGGGCAGCGCGATCGCACCCTACAAGGAAAAAGCTAAGGGTAGACAAGATTAAAATAGTTTTTTTCATACATTTACAGATTGATTAAGTTTTGGTTTAAAATTGAGCCAAATTACTTAACAATCTTAAAGCATCATTTAACAATTTGGGGTTAGAAAATGCAGGGATAACATTTGGTTAAAACAGAAAAATATTATTAGGTTCTTGATAGGCTTGAAAGTATCTTCCCTTAGTTTTATCGTGCAATAAGCTAAAGAAAAATAATTTCCTCTCTAATAATTCTATTCTATTAATATGTTTTTAGAAAAGAAGAGAATTGTTCCCCCTAACTTATTACAGCGCTTCCCGTACCCTGAAACATAAGCCAAGAGAGAATAAAATTTAACATAAAAATGGTAATCAAAGAAATAACCACGGCGGCGGTGGTAGATTGCCCCACTCCTTTGGCACCTCCACTGGTGGTTAAACCCCAGTTACAGCCGATAATGGCTACGGAAGCCCCAAAAATAGCGGACTTTATCATACAAGCAATTACATCCCAAGTACCTAAAAAGTTGCGAATGGAATCAAGAAAAACCCTACTAGGAATATCGTACAAAGACTCCGCAATAATCAATCCTCCCGTAATACCCACCACCAAAGAACACATCGTTAATATAGGGAGCATAAAAAAGCAGGATAAAACTCTGGGAGTCACTAAATAGTCAACAGGATCTGTTTTTAAGATCTGGAGCGCGTCAATTTGTTCAGAAACTTTCATAGTGCCGATTTCGGCGGCGAAGGCACTGCCTACCCTCCCCGCCAAGACCACAGCGGTAAGTACGGGGGCTAGTTCACGGGTAAGGGCGATCGCCAATACTCCCCCCACGGCGCTAGTGGCTCCAAAATAAATAAACTCCCGTGCCACTTGAATAGTAAATACCATCCCCACAAAGGCCGCCGTTATCAGGGCAATGGGTAAAGAAGCAGGCCCGACGAAGGACATTTGCTCGATGGTATTGAGACGATATACTTTCAATTGGATAAGATGAATTACAATCTGTCCCGTTAAAAAAATTGCAGAGGAGATACGTTGAAAAAGTTTATTCATTATGAAGATGCAATGGGGGTAGTTGTTGATTATAAGACGAATGACCCCTTGTATTCTACAAAATTGTCTTTAGTTAGAAACTGATGTTACGCAAAAATATAATTAGTTTAAGATGGTAAAAACGTTGGATGTTCATATTGTGTTTGTACACGTGCTGGTTAGGGGGCTAGGAGTTAGGCAAGGGGCTTAAGCCCCTTGTTAAAACTTAACTTATAAATGAGTGCGTAACGTCAGTTAGAAACGAAAAGAAACATTTACATAGGGCCCATTTTGGTTAACATCCACATCAAAATCCGTTGATCTGGTTAAATTAGAAGTATAACTGGTATAGCCAAAGCGATAACCCAAACCTAAAGAAGTCTTGCCTTCAGAAAACTTCCAATCAACCCCCGTACCAAGATTCCATTGGGTTAAGCCACTAATACCAAAACCAGACACAGAGCCTCCCGTAACCCATGCCCACTGAGGAGAAAGATTAACCCTTGCTCGTCCGCCAATAATAGGCGATACCACCGTTGTATCACCATTAAAACTGGCCCTACCCAAACCAGGGCTACTAAAGTTTAATCCTAGGTCAACCCCAGTGATATTCAGTCCCCCAAACACATCAAAAACCGATCGCCCCAGGTCAAATTCCGTTTCTACCCCATCTGGATTAACCTTCGATGGATCATAAAAACGGTAAGCCCCTCCCAAAGATAAAGACCATAATGTGCTGTCAACCTCACCATTTAAGGTGATGGGAATACCGCCAAAGGAAGGGGGCAAAGTACGAGTTACCGAAGCACTGTTATCGGAAGACAGGTAATCAAAGTCCGCAAAAAATCCCCAACGATAATCAGGATTCCAAGCCTTTACTCTGCCAAAAAAAGCAAAATTGAGGTCATCTTTGATGCTTTTTCTGATCTGACTAGCATCTAGGGAAAAATCACCATTCACACTACCAGCGGCGGCATCACCGTAAATCGTAAAAGGAACATAAATAGAAGGTTGCACGAGAAAATGCCAAGAATTTGCAGAGCTAGTTTCTTCGGTTTCCAAATCCGATGCACTCTGGCTAACGAGTCCATTTTCTTTCATGGTTGCATCCCAAAAAAAGTCTATGTCTGCGTTGATTTGTGTAAATTCAAATCCAGCGTCAATTCCTTTTTGAGTCACTTTAATGTCTTCCGTTTCCCTCTCAGAATCAGTGATGATTTCCTCATTACCGTCAACGATGATGGGATTTATCGGTACTCCAGAGGCTTGAGCATAAGGGGCGATCGCCATTAACCCACCAACCATAACCCAAGGACATAGCAACAAACTTTTTTTGCACATTGAAACTGACCTCAACACCAAATTTTAAATAGATAATCGTAAGTGTAAAAGACAAAAAAGAAAAAAGTCAAAATTTATTACAAAAATGAGAAAAATTTTTTTAGTATCGATACTATCTAATTATGGTATAAAACCTAATTGAATAACGTTAGAAATTTAGACATCAAAATATTATCACCATTCCCCGTTGCCTGTTCCCCGTTCCCTAAAAACGAGCAAGTATAAAATTCATGTAACAAAATCCATACTCATAGTCAAAAAAAATGTAGGCTTAAAATGTAACCCAAAAAGGAGAACCAGATCCCATGCGATCGCCTTATAAAATAATCATAGGATTATTGTTAACAGTTGTATTAGCATTTACAGCCCAACAAACCCTAGCCCAGAGCCAATCAACCATCATGGCTCAAAATTCAGGGCAAAACAGTAGCATTCTCTTTGAAAATGTACGTATTTTTAACGGTCAATCAGAACAACTTTCTGCCCCCTCCAATGTTTTAGTGATTGACAACAAAATTCAAGAAATTAACACCAACCGAATCAACCCACCATCAGGGGCAAACCTCACCAGAATTAATGGCAACGGTCGGATTTTGATGCCAGGATTGATTGACAACCACGTTCACCTAATCTTTACATCTAGCACCCTCCCCGAACTTTTATCCCCCAACGTCACCGAAGAAACCATTTTCGCCAGAGCAGAAGTACAAGCCGAGGAGATGTTATTAAGAGGTTTTACCACAGTTCGAGACTTAGGTGGCCCAGTTTTTCCATTGAAAAGAAAGATTGACCAAGGACAAGTCCCAGGGCCTCGCATTTATCCCAGTGGTGCCATGATTTCCCAGACATCAGGCCATGGTGATTTTCGTACCCTCAACGAACGCTCTCGCCGCTTTGGAGGCACCATATCCCGTGGAGAAGAGATGGGAGCCACATTTATTGCTGATGGACGGGATGACGTACTGACCGCCACCAGAGAGAACTTACGCCAAGGAGCATCACAAATCAAAGTGATGGCAGGGGGAGGAGTTTCTTCCATTTATGATCCCATTGACGTAACCCAATATACCCTCGATGAGATGAAAGCCGCCGTTGAGGCCGCCGCTGATTGGGGAACATACGTCACCGTCCATGCCTACACCCCCAGAGCCGTCCGACGAGCCATTGAGGCGGGAGTAAAATGTATCGAACATGGGCAACTGTTGGACGAAGACACCATGAAAATTTTAGCCGAAAAAGATATTTGGCTTAGTGCGCAGGTATTTGAGGAAAGAGAAACCCCCGGTTTTACCGAAGAACAAAAAGCTAAAAGGACTTTGGTGGTACAGGGGGTAACCAATGCTTTTAACTGGGCAAAAAAATATAATATCAAGTTGGCGTGGGGTACGGATTATTTATTTGTACCAGAACGTAATCAAAGACAAAATCAAGATATTGTCAACCTAACAGAGTGGTTTACTCCTTTTGAAGCCCTAAAACTTATTACCCATGATAATGCTCAACTATTGAAACTATCAGGGGAGCGTAATCCTTATAAGGAAGGTGCTTTAGGGGTAATCGAAAAAGATGCTTATGCTGACCTAATTTTAGTAGATGGTAATCCTTTAGAAGATCTTTCTATTATGGGAGACTATGCCAACAAATTTAGGGTTATCGTTAAAGACGGCAAAATTTATAAAAATACCCTTAGTTAATTAGGTGGTGTTAGGTATTGAAAACCATCGTCCGCCCTATCGAAAAATTCCTTGGGGGCGGAATAATAACACCACAATCATCACCACCAAAGCAACCCCTAACTTATACTCTGAGCCCACTAGAGGAACACTCATTTCCTGAGCCACACCAATAATTAAGCCCCCGGCGATCGCACCATAAGGATTACCAATCCCCCCCAAAATTACCGCCGCAAACATGGGCAAAATCAAAAACCACCCCATCATCGGACGTACCACCGTCACCAAGCCATATAAACCGCCCCCAAAAGCCGTTAACACCGCCGTTAACACCCAAGTGAATAAAATTACCTGCTCCACATTAATTCCCGAAACCCTCGCTAAATCGATGTTATCGGCCACCGCTCTCATGCCCTTACCAATCTTGGTATTTTGTAAAATAAAATGTAACGCCACAATGGCTAGTACCGTTAAAATAATCACAATGACACGATAATAAGCAACCCTTACTCCCCCCACATTAAGAGCCTCCACCAACGGCAAAGCATAGTTTTGGTTACTACCACCCCAAATAAACAAAATGCCATTACGCAAAAATAACGCTAAACCAATGGATATGATAATCAAACTGGTACTACTCGCCCGTTGATTGCGCATCGGTTTCCACAACAGTTGTTCAGTGAGTAACATTAACCCCGTGATTACTACCACCGCCACCCCCATAGACAGCCAAACATTTACCCCATTGGTATTAACTAGCCAAGTGACATAAGCCCCCGCCGTTAAAAAATCTCCATGGGCAAAATTAGATAACTTTAAAATTCCC of Cyanobacterium sp. HL-69 contains these proteins:
- a CDS encoding mutator protein — translated: MVQVACRAADPFAIAIIYQNNKYLLQLRNNIPTIVYPRCWGLFGGHIEEGKTPEKALVREIKEEIDYDVVNFSKFGNYEDNKVIRHVFQFPLNVDISQLTLKDGWDFALVSADDIRKGKIYSHKANQIQPLGDIHHKILLDYVRLFE
- the moaA gene encoding molybdenum cofactor biosynthesis protein MoaA encodes the protein MPEEQELNYLLSEDILTKKELLTLLKKVFIPLGFTKFRLTGGEPLLRPDLVDIIAEINNLSATQDLSLTTNGYLLVNQAQSLYDAGLKRINISLDSLNQDTFDQIIGNHGKSRWHQTWLGIQRAYDVGFNPLKLNVVIIPGVNDSEVLDLAQLTINKNWHVRFIEFMPIGNGQLFTEKAWIPSEEIRQKIRAKWGLEESNIRGNGPADVFKIPNAKGTLGFISQMSECFCDRCNRLRLSADGWLRPCLLNETGQVNLKEALRTGKNINFIQKKVQDLLLLKPEINFKERESGTDNIYSRTMSQIGG
- the mlaD gene encoding outer membrane lipid asymmetry maintenance protein MlaD — its product is MASSRLVREGSLGLFIILGFVVFGGAIFFLRGTQFRQQKYEVKLQFDNAGGLREGGRVLYRGVEVGTIESITPSTQGVEVITQVDQDLRIPKNVVAQTTQSGLLGEVIVTIVPEEQLSATALEIDPTSPECQQQQELLCSGDSIPGEYSGDLIANMTRLSTVFAEPVFINQLNDAIVNIAIASENVAELSSELSEFTRNAGDDINKLSSVADSIMTTSESFNTAANSATSQINRLANDFSQTNREINQLVRNTNQLIESNESNLNSTIATLTDTTQEVATLVRNANAVVTKVDQTVDSIDVVKFGQDIETTIANLEQVTTNLTALSQELNNPTNLVALQQTLDSARVTFANTAKITSDIDELTGDPQFRLNMRRLIDGLSNLVSYTDVLEKQIELAQLLNQIEELNQNQSQNSPTRTFNVTNGQLPKIMSSNTNDSLNNVNLKNIDKK
- the mlaF gene encoding ABC-type phospholipid uptake system ATPase component MlaF: MTEKEPIIKLRGIKKSFGKNTILDGIDLDIYQGDALVIIGPSGTGKSTVLRIIAGLMLPDEGDIYIHGEKREGLIDDHDDSMAISMVFQQAALFDSLTVRENVGFFLYQHSHLSEDKISSIVDQSLDMVGLPGRGDLYPAELSGGMRKRVSFARAVTFNPDNPLQCPEVILYDEPTAGLDPIASTVIEDLVTDLRVSSEACKTYVMVSHQESTIRRTGDRLVFLYNGKVQWQGKVGEIDTTENELVRQFFSAKREGPIQVV
- the mlaA gene encoding phospholipid trafficking lipoprotein MlaA codes for the protein MKKTILILSTLSFFLVGCDRAALDGLNLKINADIRSDYDEQTQTIENSSDNNNSANSPSNTNTSTNSNPPTSNNTNAVDNSDSPRSLSPIAQCSSSDITMRANQEFYSSRGQVKSIDSKNEEEMKAWKEIRANIEAECQSN
- the mlaE gene encoding ABC-type phospholipid uptake system permease component MlaE — its product is MNKLFQRISSAIFLTGQIVIHLIQLKVYRLNTIEQMSFVGPASLPIALITAAFVGMVFTIQVAREFIYFGATSAVGGVLAIALTRELAPVLTAVVLAGRVGSAFAAEIGTMKVSEQIDALQILKTDPVDYLVTPRVLSCFFMLPILTMCSLVVGITGGLIIAESLYDIPSRVFLDSIRNFLGTWDVIACMIKSAIFGASVAIIGCNWGLTTSGGAKGVGQSTTAAVVISLITIFMLNFILSWLMFQGTGSAVIS
- a CDS encoding PagP family outer membrane protein, with product MCKKSLLLCPWVMVGGLMAIAPYAQASGVPINPIIVDGNEEIITDSERETEDIKVTQKGIDAGFEFTQINADIDFFWDATMKENGLVSQSASDLETEETSSANSWHFLVQPSIYVPFTIYGDAAAGSVNGDFSLDASQIRKSIKDDLNFAFFGRVKAWNPDYRWGFFADFDYLSSDNSASVTRTLPPSFGGIPITLNGEVDSTLWSLSLGGAYRFYDPSKVNPDGVETEFDLGRSVFDVFGGLNITGVDLGLNFSSPGLGRASFNGDTTVVSPIIGGRARVNLSPQWAWVTGGSVSGFGISGLTQWNLGTGVDWKFSEGKTSLGLGYRFGYTSYTSNLTRSTDFDVDVNQNGPYVNVSFRF